The proteins below are encoded in one region of Rhododendron vialii isolate Sample 1 chromosome 7a, ASM3025357v1:
- the LOC131333617 gene encoding UDP-glycosyltransferase 91C1-like has protein sequence MERETIHVVLLPLPAFGHMMPFHQLAIALAEAGVHVSYISTPKNTQRLPKPPQNLSPKISFVSLPLPISDSSPLPKGAEATVDLISNEQVPNLIKAFDLLQKPLEKFVVEHSPDWLIIDLFTPWATDVGKDCGVPVLGFSPFSAATCLFWGPPEYLTGDGQKRVRSSLESLTKPPEWVTFPSSVAYRSFEAPPGTVSALSNFTIYKRDKTYSQVISGGDKSQPSVSTINDLNFNKIFLEKS, from the coding sequence ATGGAGAGAGAAACTATCCATGTGGTGCTCCTCCCTTTACCAGCATTCGGCCACATGATGCCATTTCATCAACTCGCCATTGCCTTAGCCGAAGCCGGTGTGCATGTGTCCTACATCTCAACCCCTAAAAACACACAGAGACTCCCAAAACCCCCTCAAAACCTGTCACCCAAGATAAGTTTCGTCTCGCTTCCTCTGCCAATTTCGGACTCGAGCCCGTTACCCAAAGGCGCGGAGGCCACCGTCGATCTGATCTCCAACGAGCAAGTCCCAAACTTAATCAAAGCGTTCGATCTCCTTCAGAAACCGTTGGAGAAGTTTGTTGTGGAGCATTCACCTGATTGGCTTATTATCGACTTGTTCACTCCCTGGGCAACTGACGTGGGAAAAGACTGCGGTGTCCCGGTTTTGGGGTTCTCACCTTTCTCCGCCGCGACTTGCTTGTTTTGGGGGCCGCCAGAGTACTTAACCGGCGATGGCCAGAAGAGAGTCCGGTCGTCGCTGGAGAGCCTGACAAAGCCGCCGGAGTGGGTCACTTTTCCTTCGTCGGTAGCTTACCGCAGTTTCGAAGCACCACCGGGTACAGTCAGTGCATTGAGCAATTTTACCATTTACAAACGAGATAAGACTTATTCACAAGTCATTTCCGGAGGCGACAAATCACAGCCGTCCGTTTCGACAATCAACgatttgaattttaataaaatttttctgGAGAAAAGTTAA
- the LOC131333616 gene encoding putative UDP-rhamnose:rhamnosyltransferase 1 — protein MERETIHVVLLPLPAFGHMMPFHQLAIALAEAGVHVSFISTPKNTQRLPKPPQNLSPKISFVSLPLPISDSSPLPKGAEATVDLISGEQLPYLIKAFDLLHKPLEKFVVEHSPDWLIIDLLTPWATDVGKDCGVPVLGFSPFSAATCLFWAPSEYLTGDGQKRVRSSLESLTTPPEWVTFPSSVAYYSFEAAGKLNEFYGDDALGISPAKRLAKTINASQAMAIRHSRELGGEYLSLYAKLIGKPAIPAGLLPPEKPKERQITGESWVGTFKWLDLQEPRSVVFVGFGSECRLSREQVYEIAYGLEESELPFLWALRKPLWAKDDVDVLPPGFSERTFDHKRQKVCFGWAPQREILAHPSIGGSLFHAGWGSTIEALQFGHCLVVLPFMVDQGLNARFLVEKGLAFEVERGDHDGSFERSDIARALRGAMVGKEGEGMRARSRDVAAVIGDREIHEGYIAGLVEFLKAGLRNRNNGSSLHA, from the exons ATGGAGAGAGAAACTATCCATGTGGTGCTCCTCCCTTTACCAGCATTCGGCCACATGATGCCATTTCATCAACTCGCCATCGCCTTAGCCGAAGCCGGTGTGCATGTCTCCTTCATCTCAACCCCTAAGAACACACAGAGACTTCCAAAACCCCCTCAAAACCTGTCACCCAAGATAAGTTTCGTCTCGCTTCCTCTGCCAATTTCGGACTCGAGCCCGTTACCCAAAGGGGCCGAGGCCACAGTTGACCTGATCTCCGGCGAGCAACTCCCATACTTAATCAAAGCGTTCGATCTCCTTCACAAACCGTTGGAGAAGTTTGTTGTGGAGCATTCACCTGATTGGCTTATTATCGACTTGCTCACTCCCTGGGCAACTGACGTGGGAAAAGACTGCGGTGTCCCGGTTTTGGGGTTCTCACCTTTCTCCGCCGCgacttgtttgttttgggcGCCGTCAGAGTACCTAACCGGCGACGGCCAGAAGAGAGTCCGGTCGTCCCTGGAGAGCCTGACAACGCCGCCGGAGTGGGTCACTTTTCCTTCGTCGGTAGCTTACTACAGTTTCGAAGCAGCAG GTAAACTAAATGAATTTTACGGAGACGATGCTTTAGGGATTTCACCGGCAAAACGATTGGCCAAAACAATCAATGCGAGTCAAGCCATGGCAATACGTCACAGCAGAGAGCTAGGAGGCGAGTACCTGAGCTTATACGCCAAGCTCATCGGAAAACCGGCGATTCCAGCAGGATTGCTTCCACCTGAAAAACCGAAAGAACGACAAATCACCGGCGAGTCCTGGGTCGGGACCTTCAAATGGCTCGACCTACAGGAACCCAGGTCCGTCGTGTTTGTTGGGTTTGGGAGCGAGTGTCGACTAAGTCGAGAACAGGTTTACGAGATAGCTTATGGGCTTGAGGAATCGGAGCTTCCATTCTTATGGGCACTAAGAAAACCCCTCTGGGCTAAGGATGATGTTGATGTATTGCCTCCGGGATTCTCCGAGCGGACTTTTGATCACAAACGACAGAAGGTGTGCTTTGGGTGGGCGCCGCAAAGGGAGATTCTGGCACACCCATCGATCGGAGGCTCGTTGTTTCACGCGGGGTGGGGTTCGACAATCGAGGCATTGCAGTTCGGGCATTGCCTAGTTGTTTTGCCTTTCATGGTTGATCAAGGGTTGAATGCGAGATTTTTGGTGGAGAAGGGGTTGGCGTTTGAAGTAGAGAGAGGAGATCATGACGGGTCGTTCGAGAGGAGTGATATAGCTAGGGCTCTGAGAGGAGCCATGGTGGGGAAGGAAGGAGAGGGAATGAGGGCTCGTTCGAGAGATGTCGCTGCGGTCATTGGTGATCGAGAGATACATGAAGGATATATTGCTGGGTTGGTTGAGTTTTTAAAAGCAGGATTGAGAAACAGAAATAACGGATCATCACTACATGCATGA